In Sphingomonas sp. R1, a single genomic region encodes these proteins:
- a CDS encoding acyltransferase family protein, producing the protein MTVGTNRLDVLDVFRGLAVAGMILVTSPGDWMHSYWWLQHAHWQGWTPADMVFPGFLVAVGVAVGLSFPRDLSRPGAKAALWRRVLRRVAGLILLGLFVNVLYSLKMLDHAPWIAFPGFEVVRIPGVLQRIALCYLAGVALILVAPKRLPGGKVDADPRVLLLAAMVLLIGYWLLLTFVPVPGFGAGRLDQLGNLAAYLDRALFTVPHLWPLGAVQWAGPVVYDPEGLLATLPAIVNVLAGILAARVLRRGPDLAATLPLLGAGAVLMAAGLLLDPLFPIIKPLWTSSFALLSSGFSLITLAVLAGALQSRIVAGLVTPLRILGTNAVLGFLLSVVMAKIGEAPWVPGPSGPITPQTWGFGIASTLFADPTLASTACAFGVVGIIVACLWPLHRRNWRFRL; encoded by the coding sequence TCGGCTCGACGTGCTGGACGTCTTCCGGGGGCTGGCCGTTGCCGGCATGATCCTGGTAACGAGCCCCGGCGATTGGATGCACAGCTACTGGTGGCTCCAGCATGCGCATTGGCAGGGCTGGACGCCCGCCGATATGGTGTTCCCGGGCTTTCTGGTCGCGGTGGGCGTGGCGGTCGGCCTGTCCTTCCCGCGCGATCTGTCCCGGCCCGGCGCGAAGGCAGCGCTGTGGCGGCGGGTACTTCGGCGGGTGGCGGGGCTCATCCTGCTCGGGCTGTTCGTCAATGTCCTCTACAGCCTCAAGATGCTCGACCATGCACCGTGGATCGCCTTTCCCGGCTTCGAGGTGGTGCGCATCCCCGGCGTGCTGCAGCGGATCGCGCTCTGCTACCTTGCCGGCGTCGCCCTGATCCTCGTCGCCCCGAAGCGGCTGCCGGGCGGGAAGGTCGATGCCGATCCGCGCGTGCTGCTCCTCGCCGCCATGGTGCTGCTGATCGGCTATTGGCTGCTGCTGACGTTCGTGCCCGTGCCGGGCTTTGGCGCCGGTCGGCTCGACCAGCTAGGCAACCTGGCAGCCTATCTCGATCGGGCGCTGTTCACCGTGCCGCATCTCTGGCCGCTGGGTGCGGTGCAATGGGCGGGGCCGGTGGTCTACGATCCCGAAGGGCTGCTCGCGACGCTGCCGGCGATCGTCAACGTGCTGGCCGGCATCCTCGCCGCGCGGGTGCTGCGGCGCGGGCCGGACCTCGCCGCAACGCTGCCGCTGCTCGGTGCCGGCGCGGTACTGATGGCGGCGGGGCTGCTGCTCGATCCGCTCTTCCCGATCATTAAGCCGCTCTGGACGAGTAGCTTCGCGCTGCTCAGCAGCGGCTTCTCGCTGATAACGCTCGCGGTGCTGGCCGGCGCGTTGCAGAGCCGGATCGTGGCAGGACTGGTAACGCCGCTTCGCATCCTCGGCACCAATGCGGTATTGGGCTTCCTCCTATCGGTAGTGATGGCCAAGATCGGCGAGGCACCCTGGGTGCCGGGGCCCAGCGGACCGATTACGCCACAGACCTGGGGCTTCGGCATCGCCTCGACGCTGTTCGCCGATCCGACGCTCGCCTCCACCGCCTGCGCGTTCGGCGTGGTCGGCATCATCGTCGCCTGCCTTTGGCCGCTTCACCGGCGCAACTGGCGCTTCCGGCTGTGA
- a CDS encoding SDR family NAD(P)-dependent oxidoreductase, translating to MPTVLITGATAGIGEASVRAFADAGWHVVATGRRADRLEMLAGERVHTLAFDIRDEAARDEALATLPAPFSEIDLLINNAGLALGLEPAFKASLDNWRTMIDTNVTALVSITHKLLPGLVARKGGIINLSSVAATYPYPGGNVYGATKAFVRQFTLNLRADLIGTGVRVTSIEPGMVETEFTLVRSGSQEFSDQVYKGVNPMTAEDIAETMLWVATLPPHFAVNTLELMPVNQGNGPFAVHREG from the coding sequence ATGCCTACCGTACTCATCACCGGCGCCACCGCCGGGATCGGCGAAGCTTCGGTCCGCGCCTTTGCCGATGCTGGCTGGCATGTCGTCGCAACCGGCCGCCGTGCCGATCGGCTGGAGATGCTTGCCGGCGAGCGCGTCCACACCCTCGCCTTCGACATTCGCGACGAAGCCGCCCGCGACGAAGCGCTCGCCACCCTGCCGGCGCCCTTTTCCGAGATCGACCTGCTGATCAACAATGCCGGCCTCGCGCTCGGGCTGGAGCCTGCGTTCAAGGCCTCGCTCGACAACTGGCGCACGATGATCGACACCAACGTGACCGCGCTGGTCTCGATCACCCACAAGCTGCTGCCGGGCCTGGTCGCGCGCAAGGGCGGGATCATCAACCTGTCATCGGTGGCTGCGACCTATCCCTATCCGGGCGGCAATGTGTACGGCGCGACCAAGGCGTTCGTCCGCCAGTTCACCCTCAACCTGCGCGCCGACCTGATCGGCACCGGCGTGCGCGTCACCTCGATCGAGCCGGGCATGGTCGAGACCGAGTTCACGCTGGTCCGATCGGGCAGTCAGGAATTCTCGGACCAGGTGTACAAGGGCGTGAACCCGATGACCGCGGAGGACATTGCCGAGACGATGCTGTGGGTAGCGACGCTGCCGCCGCACTTCGCGGTCAACACGCTGGAGCTGATGCCGGTGAACCAGGGGAACGGCCCGTTCGCGGTCCACCGCGAAGGCTGA
- a CDS encoding DUF445 domain-containing protein, whose translation MSLTPRLRTDPPPAGLRRMRMVATGLLLAMAALFLIARHFQELHPALPFVRAFAEAAMVGGLADWFAVTALFRHPLHLPIPHTAIIPRNKDRIAETLGQFLRANFLIPRVVARRMQRLDVAGAAGRWLTAPSHGTGRIGAGASRLAANILESLDQERLGGMAKGAIAGRLRAIDVAPLFGQALAAAIANGRHLPLLDSMIRGAARILEANEHMIREMVHARAGSVMRWTGLDETLATKIIEGLKKLIDEMAENPDHAVRAKIEEGLESLADRLQHDPELQARVESFKLEMLENQGFQRWIDGLWEQSRAAMLRLARDPERALGGRMGEALRQFGGTLQTDARLARTINRFVRRAAVGAASDYGDGIVRLVSDTIRGWDAQTVTSRLENAVGRDLQYIRINGTVVGGLVGVAIHAVDVLL comes from the coding sequence ATGAGCCTTACCCCCCGCCTTCGGACCGATCCCCCGCCCGCCGGCCTGCGCCGGATGCGGATGGTAGCCACCGGCCTGCTGCTGGCGATGGCCGCGCTGTTTCTGATCGCGCGCCATTTCCAGGAGTTGCACCCGGCGCTGCCCTTTGTGCGCGCCTTCGCCGAGGCGGCGATGGTGGGCGGGCTGGCCGACTGGTTCGCGGTGACCGCGCTGTTCCGCCACCCGCTGCACCTGCCGATCCCGCACACCGCGATCATTCCGCGCAACAAGGATCGCATCGCCGAGACGCTCGGCCAGTTTCTCCGTGCCAATTTCCTGATTCCGCGCGTGGTGGCGCGGCGGATGCAGCGGCTGGACGTGGCCGGCGCGGCGGGGCGCTGGCTGACGGCACCATCGCACGGCACAGGCCGTATCGGCGCAGGCGCGTCGCGGCTGGCGGCGAACATCCTCGAATCACTCGATCAGGAGCGGCTGGGCGGCATGGCCAAGGGCGCGATTGCCGGCCGGCTACGGGCGATCGACGTCGCCCCGTTGTTCGGCCAGGCGCTGGCTGCAGCGATCGCCAATGGCCGGCATCTGCCGCTGCTCGATTCGATGATTCGCGGCGCCGCGCGGATCCTCGAGGCGAACGAGCATATGATCCGCGAGATGGTGCACGCCCGGGCAGGGTCCGTGATGCGCTGGACGGGGCTGGACGAAACGCTCGCCACCAAGATCATCGAGGGGCTGAAGAAGCTGATCGACGAGATGGCGGAGAACCCCGACCATGCGGTCCGCGCCAAGATCGAAGAGGGGTTGGAGAGCCTCGCCGATCGCCTGCAGCACGATCCCGAACTGCAGGCGCGCGTGGAAAGCTTCAAGCTGGAGATGCTGGAGAATCAGGGTTTCCAGCGCTGGATCGACGGGCTGTGGGAGCAGAGCCGCGCCGCGATGCTGCGGCTGGCGCGCGATCCCGAGCGGGCACTGGGCGGCCGCATGGGCGAGGCGCTGCGCCAGTTCGGCGGGACGCTGCAGACCGATGCAAGGCTTGCACGCACGATCAATCGCTTCGTTCGGCGCGCAGCGGTCGGTGCTGCGTCGGACTATGGTGACGGCATCGTCCGGCTGGTGTCCGACACCATCCGTGGCTGGGATGCGCAGACGGTTACCTCGCGGCTGGAGAATGCCGTGGGCCGCGACCTGCAATATATCCGAATCAACGGCACGGTGGTCGGCGGGCTGGTGGGCGTGGCGATCCACGCCGTGGATGTGTTGCTGTAA
- a CDS encoding SDR family oxidoreductase: MRNDTEQAGDGRSRVAVISGASSGIGRATAERFAALGWQLVLASRDAEALNALAETLRGRGARVRIVPTDIGDAAAVEALANAARTFSGTIDLWFANVGVGAVGRFEDVPVEAHVQVLQTNLIGHLHEAHAALPIFLRQGHGVFVNMISMVGFAAAPLAAAYSASKFGLRGLSEALRAEMAAHPRIHICDVYPALVDTPALDHAANYTGRALHPPTPMLDPRRVAEAVVRLADHPRATTLVGAQNWGVRIVHALAPTLSLKLVDRWFEGYFAAAAAAPVTAGNLFQPPQDRPAIDGGYRKPLSRRLPLLVAGGLVATLAGAALLHRRRTA, translated from the coding sequence ATGCGCAACGACACGGAGCAAGCTGGAGACGGGCGATCACGCGTGGCCGTGATCAGCGGCGCCTCGAGCGGGATCGGCCGGGCCACCGCCGAGCGGTTCGCGGCACTGGGCTGGCAGTTGGTACTCGCCAGCCGCGACGCCGAAGCGCTTAACGCCCTGGCCGAGACATTGCGCGGTCGCGGGGCGCGCGTCCGTATCGTCCCTACCGATATCGGCGACGCAGCGGCGGTGGAGGCCCTGGCCAACGCCGCCCGGACCTTTAGCGGGACGATCGACCTCTGGTTCGCCAATGTCGGGGTCGGGGCAGTCGGGCGCTTCGAGGACGTGCCGGTCGAGGCACATGTTCAGGTGCTGCAAACCAACCTGATCGGCCATCTCCACGAGGCGCATGCCGCGCTGCCGATCTTCCTGCGGCAAGGCCATGGCGTGTTCGTCAACATGATCTCGATGGTGGGCTTTGCCGCCGCGCCGCTTGCTGCCGCCTATTCGGCCAGCAAGTTCGGGTTGCGCGGCCTGTCGGAGGCGCTGCGCGCGGAAATGGCGGCGCATCCGCGCATCCACATCTGCGACGTCTATCCGGCGCTGGTCGATACGCCGGCGCTCGATCACGCCGCCAATTATACCGGCAGGGCACTGCATCCGCCGACGCCGATGCTCGACCCGCGGCGCGTCGCCGAAGCGGTCGTGCGACTGGCCGACCATCCTCGCGCGACGACGCTGGTCGGTGCGCAGAACTGGGGCGTCCGCATCGTCCACGCGCTGGCACCGACGCTGAGCCTGAAGCTCGTCGATCGCTGGTTCGAGGGCTATTTCGCCGCGGCGGCGGCCGCGCCGGTCACCGCCGGCAACCTGTTCCAGCCGCCGCAGGACCGCCCCGCCATCGACGGCGGTTATCGCAAGCCGCTATCACGCCGGCTGCCGCTGCTGGTCGCCGGCGGCCTGGTGGCGACGCTCGCCGGTGCGGCGCTGCTACACCGGCGCCGCACGGCATGA
- a CDS encoding L-rhamnose mutarotase, with the protein MRHILLLDLNDDPEAIAAYRHWHRPGGPPAAVIRSIRDAGIESMEIWHTGDRLVMVMETGPAFDPEAKRQRDATDPDVQAWETLMDGFQRRLGFAEPGVKWVPTEQIFALADQP; encoded by the coding sequence ATGCGCCACATCCTGCTGCTCGACCTGAACGACGATCCGGAGGCGATCGCCGCCTATCGCCACTGGCACCGGCCGGGCGGCCCGCCCGCGGCGGTGATCCGATCGATCCGCGACGCCGGGATCGAGTCGATGGAGATCTGGCACACGGGCGATCGTCTGGTGATGGTCATGGAGACCGGACCCGCCTTCGATCCGGAGGCCAAGCGTCAGCGCGATGCGACCGACCCCGATGTGCAGGCATGGGAGACGCTGATGGACGGCTTCCAGCGCCGCCTCGGCTTTGCCGAGCCGGGCGTGAAGTGGGTGCCGACCGAACAGATTTTCGCGCTCGCGGATCAACCCTGA
- a CDS encoding LacI family DNA-binding transcriptional regulator: MAKAGRPVQGATVIDVAARAGVSAMTVSRVINGRSGVSPATREAVERAIAELSYVPNVAARSLVTSAELRIGVVYSNPSAAFMSELLTGVFEEASTRGARLVLLKGEGGRAPSADALARFAASGLSGVLLAPPLGEAPAVLQALRGLNVPIAAIAAHHVPGATCVRIDDRRAAYEMTRHLLDQGHRRLGFVLGNPNQAASLERRAGLEDALRETRDATVQIAQGDFSYVSGLAAGEQLLDGPTPPTAIFASNDDMAAAIVSVAHRRQLDVPRQLTVVGFDDTTAAVTLWPPLTTIHQPVRRLAAEALALVADEARAVSGRIPAPRDRVLDYALVARSSTAAPPA; this comes from the coding sequence GTGGCAAAGGCGGGGCGGCCGGTGCAGGGGGCAACGGTGATCGACGTCGCGGCGCGCGCAGGCGTGTCGGCGATGACCGTGTCCCGCGTGATCAACGGCCGCAGCGGCGTGAGCCCGGCGACGCGAGAGGCGGTGGAGCGCGCGATCGCGGAGCTCAGCTATGTTCCCAATGTCGCCGCGCGCAGCCTGGTCACGTCGGCGGAGCTGCGGATCGGCGTCGTCTATTCCAACCCCAGCGCTGCCTTCATGAGCGAATTGCTGACCGGGGTGTTCGAGGAGGCCTCTACCCGCGGCGCCCGGCTCGTGCTGTTGAAGGGAGAGGGCGGGCGGGCTCCGTCCGCCGACGCGCTTGCGCGATTTGCCGCATCGGGGCTTTCGGGCGTGCTGCTCGCGCCGCCGCTGGGTGAGGCACCGGCGGTGCTGCAGGCGCTGCGCGGACTGAACGTCCCGATCGCCGCGATCGCCGCGCACCACGTGCCCGGCGCCACCTGCGTGCGGATCGATGACCGCCGTGCCGCTTATGAGATGACCCGTCATCTGCTCGACCAGGGGCATCGCCGGCTCGGCTTCGTGCTCGGCAATCCGAACCAGGCAGCAAGCTTGGAGCGACGCGCCGGGCTCGAAGATGCGCTGCGCGAGACGCGGGATGCGACAGTGCAGATCGCCCAGGGCGATTTCAGCTATGTCTCCGGACTGGCCGCGGGCGAGCAACTGCTCGACGGGCCGACGCCGCCGACCGCAATCTTCGCCAGTAACGACGACATGGCCGCCGCGATCGTATCGGTCGCGCATCGTCGCCAGCTCGACGTGCCGCGCCAGCTGACCGTGGTGGGCTTCGACGACACCACGGCGGCGGTGACGCTGTGGCCTCCGCTCACCACCATCCATCAGCCCGTCCGCCGTCTTGCCGCCGAGGCGCTGGCGCTGGTCGCGGACGAGGCGCGTGCCGTTTCTGGCCGCATCCCGGCGCCGCGCGACCGGGTCCTCGATTATGCGCTGGTGGCTCGCAGCTCCACCGCCGCCCCGCCCGCCTAG
- a CDS encoding sensor histidine kinase yields the protein MSRRSLRLRMLLLSVLATLAALALAGWTMAGVLGRVVTGGIDQRLDSQLAVLASVVRDDGSVDRKRLSALQGSLAAGPGWRWRIAGPAGTIGSSDFPELRARLPLPPGADALPPVPLDGEDRRGHVHARRLVLESAAGPVTLTAAAPGRVIGQPVRDALVPLATVILLLAVIFALSAWLQLRFALRPLAALVGQIAELRRGARATVEEAQPQELQPLADELNALAAANAATLAAARQSAANLAHALKTPVATLALTVTPGSPEEAQVHRIEGVIRHTLARARAAAVNRRASTPVAGIAADVADVIGRLRPAIATHRIVPDDIRVAIDAQDLAEMLGNLLDNAARHARTTVRVTAAYAAPGEVQVTIEDDGHGIPADRREQVLQPGVRLDEGPAGDGFGLAIVRDLIALYGGRMSLGESAMGGLSVALHCPGGGA from the coding sequence ATGAGCCGCCGCTCGCTCCGCCTCCGGATGCTGCTGCTGTCGGTGCTGGCGACGCTCGCCGCGCTGGCGCTCGCCGGTTGGACGATGGCGGGCGTGCTCGGCCGGGTGGTGACCGGCGGCATCGACCAGCGCCTCGATTCGCAGCTGGCCGTACTGGCGAGCGTGGTGCGCGACGACGGCAGCGTCGATCGCAAGCGCTTGTCTGCGCTGCAGGGAAGTCTGGCCGCCGGGCCCGGCTGGCGCTGGCGGATCGCGGGGCCCGCGGGAACGATCGGCTCGAGTGACTTTCCGGAGCTCCGCGCACGATTGCCGCTGCCCCCGGGCGCGGACGCCCTGCCCCCCGTCCCGCTCGATGGCGAGGATCGCAGGGGCCATGTCCACGCCCGCCGCCTCGTGCTCGAGAGCGCGGCCGGTCCGGTGACGCTGACCGCTGCCGCACCCGGCCGCGTGATCGGCCAGCCGGTTCGCGACGCGCTGGTGCCGCTCGCCACCGTGATCCTGTTGCTGGCGGTGATCTTCGCACTGTCCGCCTGGCTCCAGCTGCGCTTCGCCCTGCGGCCCCTTGCTGCGCTGGTCGGACAGATCGCGGAGCTGCGCCGCGGCGCGCGCGCGACGGTCGAGGAGGCCCAACCGCAAGAGCTGCAGCCGCTTGCCGACGAGCTCAATGCGCTCGCCGCCGCCAATGCCGCCACGCTGGCCGCCGCCCGCCAGTCGGCCGCCAACCTTGCCCATGCGCTGAAGACGCCGGTGGCGACGCTGGCGCTCACCGTCACCCCGGGCAGCCCGGAGGAAGCACAGGTCCACCGCATCGAAGGCGTGATCCGGCACACGCTGGCGCGCGCGCGCGCCGCCGCGGTGAACCGGCGCGCCAGCACCCCCGTCGCCGGTATCGCGGCCGATGTGGCGGACGTGATCGGGCGGCTGCGCCCGGCCATCGCCACGCACCGTATCGTACCGGACGATATCCGCGTCGCCATCGATGCGCAGGATCTCGCCGAGATGCTGGGCAACTTGCTCGACAATGCCGCGCGCCATGCGCGCACCACGGTCCGGGTAACCGCCGCATATGCCGCGCCGGGCGAGGTGCAGGTGACGATCGAGGATGACGGCCACGGCATCCCGGCGGACCGCCGCGAGCAGGTGCTGCAGCCCGGCGTCCGGCTCGACGAGGGACCGGCGGGCGACGGCTTCGGCCTTGCGATCGTGCGCGACCTGATCGCGCTCTATGGCGGGCGCATGTCGCTCGGCGAAAGCGCGATGGGCGGGCTCAGCGTGGCGCTGCACTGCCCGGGCGGCGGCGCCTAG
- a CDS encoding response regulator transcription factor: MRILLVEDDPDLGPAIARALRAEHCAVDLAADGIDGQHLGETEAYDAAVLDLGLPGRTGAEILAAWRAAGRTLPVLVLTAREAWADKVTAFKAGADDYLTKPFRVEELMMRLRALVRRAAGHAQTRITCGPLAFESQTGQFELDGLPLKLTAFEWRVLSQLILRREVVIERLELLERVYEGDADVDSNSLEVIIGRLRRKIGAERIETVRGRGYRLTCPA, from the coding sequence ATGCGGATCCTGCTGGTAGAAGACGATCCCGATCTCGGCCCCGCCATCGCGCGGGCGCTGCGGGCGGAACATTGCGCGGTCGATCTCGCGGCCGACGGCATCGACGGCCAGCATCTGGGCGAGACCGAAGCCTATGACGCGGCCGTGCTGGACCTGGGGCTCCCGGGCCGGACGGGCGCGGAGATCCTAGCCGCGTGGCGGGCGGCCGGACGCACCCTGCCCGTGCTCGTGCTCACCGCGCGCGAAGCCTGGGCGGACAAGGTGACCGCGTTCAAGGCGGGCGCCGACGATTATCTGACCAAGCCGTTCCGCGTCGAGGAGCTGATGATGCGGCTGCGGGCGCTGGTCCGCCGCGCCGCCGGGCATGCCCAGACGCGGATTACCTGCGGCCCGCTCGCCTTCGAAAGCCAGACCGGCCAGTTCGAGCTGGACGGGCTGCCGCTCAAGCTCACCGCGTTCGAATGGCGCGTGCTCTCCCAGCTGATCCTGCGCCGCGAGGTGGTGATCGAGCGGCTGGAATTGCTGGAGCGCGTCTACGAGGGCGATGCGGATGTCGATTCGAACAGCCTCGAGGTCATCATCGGCCGGCTCCGGCGCAAGATCGGTGCCGAGCGGATCGAAACGGTGCGCGGCCGCGGCTACCGCCTGACCTGCCCGGCATGA
- a CDS encoding alpha-L-fucosidase produces MHLDRRSLLSATGLGAASLTSGVHAARAPGAFTGDWESLVRGYRAPDWFRDAKFGIWAHWSAQCVPEAGDWYAREMYLQGSRAYKHHLATYGHPSRTGFLEMYPRWTAAKWDPERLIELYHRAGARYFMALANHHDNFDCYASRHHGWNATRIGPRQDIVGRWAKLARAKGMRFGVSNHSAHSWHWYQPAYGYDPEGPLAGTRYDAARLTKADGGGRWWNGLDPQQLYTGSVMPMPDGLTTIKDANAWHEKHDRVWDEAAPAANPWFTRHWAARCQDLIDQYRPDMVYFDNFTLPLGQAGLDITAHFYNQSMHWHGGRNEAVVTAKGTPVERRAGIVDDVERGVHDDIQPYPFQTDTCIGNWHYDRDLYERDGYKTPAKVLHTLCDVVSKNGNLMLSVPIRGDGSIDEKEEAIVEGIAAWMHRYGTAIYGTRPWRLFGEGPTRPKSGDFNEGSKESPYTARDIRYVRKGDAVHALVLGWPEDGVATLPALARRGTVRRVTLPGSRAPLAFRTGPEGLRVTLPDAHRNAIGVALIVEGDQLA; encoded by the coding sequence ATGCATCTCGATCGTCGATCGCTGCTGTCTGCCACCGGCCTCGGCGCCGCTTCCCTTACCAGCGGCGTGCACGCGGCTCGGGCGCCGGGGGCCTTCACCGGGGATTGGGAGTCATTGGTCCGGGGCTACCGCGCGCCCGACTGGTTTCGCGACGCCAAGTTCGGCATCTGGGCGCACTGGTCGGCACAATGCGTGCCCGAGGCGGGTGACTGGTATGCGCGCGAAATGTACCTGCAGGGTTCGCGCGCGTACAAGCATCACCTCGCCACCTACGGGCACCCGTCGCGCACCGGCTTCCTGGAAATGTATCCGCGCTGGACCGCCGCCAAATGGGATCCCGAGCGGCTGATCGAACTCTATCACCGCGCCGGCGCCAGATACTTCATGGCACTGGCCAACCATCACGACAATTTCGACTGCTACGCCTCGCGCCATCATGGCTGGAACGCCACCCGCATCGGGCCGCGGCAGGACATTGTCGGCCGCTGGGCGAAGCTCGCGCGGGCGAAAGGCATGCGCTTCGGCGTTTCCAACCATTCCGCGCACAGCTGGCACTGGTACCAGCCCGCCTATGGCTATGATCCGGAAGGGCCGCTGGCCGGCACGCGCTACGACGCCGCACGGCTGACCAAGGCGGATGGCGGCGGCCGCTGGTGGAACGGGCTCGATCCGCAGCAGCTCTACACCGGCTCGGTGATGCCGATGCCGGACGGCCTGACCACGATCAAGGATGCCAATGCCTGGCATGAGAAGCATGACCGGGTGTGGGACGAGGCTGCGCCCGCGGCCAATCCGTGGTTCACCCGCCACTGGGCCGCGCGCTGCCAGGACCTGATCGACCAGTACCGGCCGGACATGGTCTATTTCGACAATTTCACCCTGCCGCTGGGACAGGCCGGGCTCGACATCACCGCCCATTTCTACAACCAGTCGATGCACTGGCATGGCGGGCGCAACGAGGCGGTGGTGACCGCCAAGGGCACGCCCGTTGAGCGTCGCGCGGGCATTGTCGACGATGTCGAGCGCGGCGTGCACGACGATATCCAGCCTTATCCGTTCCAGACCGACACCTGCATCGGCAACTGGCACTATGACCGCGACCTCTACGAACGCGACGGCTACAAGACGCCGGCCAAGGTGCTCCACACGCTCTGCGACGTGGTGTCGAAGAACGGCAATCTGATGCTCTCCGTGCCGATCCGCGGCGACGGCTCGATCGACGAGAAGGAAGAGGCGATCGTCGAGGGCATTGCCGCGTGGATGCACCGATATGGCACGGCGATCTACGGCACGCGGCCGTGGCGGCTGTTCGGCGAAGGCCCGACGCGCCCGAAGAGCGGCGACTTCAACGAAGGATCGAAGGAGTCTCCCTATACCGCGCGTGACATCCGCTATGTGCGCAAGGGCGATGCGGTGCATGCGCTGGTGCTGGGCTGGCCCGAGGACGGCGTGGCGACGCTGCCGGCCCTTGCCCGGCGGGGCACGGTCCGCCGCGTTACCCTACCCGGCTCGCGCGCGCCCCTGGCCTTCCGGACCGGTCCGGAGGGGCTGCGCGTGACGCTGCCCGATGCGCATCGCAATGCAATCGGCGTCGCGCTGATCGTGGAGGGGGACCAGCTTGCATAG
- a CDS encoding complex I NDUFA9 subunit family protein, with protein MKDRLVTLIGGGGFLGRYVAQELLAAGARVRVVERKPRDAWFLKTQGNLGQTQLVVGDITKPETLARALQGSDAVVNFVGILSGDFDKVHVEGARNVAEAAKAAGASALVHISALGADAASPSAYGRSKAAGEQAVLAAFPGATILRPSIVFGREDAFVNRFAGMIAGAPLNIVPVVRGETRFQPVFVVDVAQAITAALADPAAHGGKTYALGGPDVLSMSALLRWIAGAIGRAPHLVELPDSISGLIASLPGTPITRDQFAMLQADNVVPAGDEGLAALGVTPTPLATVAPSWLVRFRQAGRFSRFRTAA; from the coding sequence ATGAAGGATCGGCTGGTAACCCTGATCGGCGGTGGTGGCTTTCTGGGCCGCTACGTGGCGCAGGAGCTGCTCGCCGCCGGCGCGCGCGTCCGCGTCGTCGAGCGCAAGCCCCGCGACGCCTGGTTCCTCAAGACCCAGGGCAATCTGGGCCAGACCCAGCTTGTCGTCGGCGACATCACCAAGCCCGAGACGCTCGCCCGCGCATTGCAGGGCAGCGACGCGGTGGTGAACTTCGTCGGCATCCTTTCGGGTGATTTCGACAAGGTGCATGTCGAAGGCGCGCGCAACGTCGCCGAAGCGGCGAAGGCCGCTGGCGCTTCCGCGTTGGTGCACATCTCGGCGCTCGGTGCCGATGCCGCTTCCCCGTCCGCCTATGGCCGCAGCAAGGCGGCCGGCGAGCAGGCCGTGCTCGCGGCGTTCCCGGGTGCGACGATCCTGCGTCCGTCGATCGTGTTCGGCCGCGAGGATGCGTTCGTGAACCGCTTTGCCGGCATGATCGCCGGCGCGCCGTTGAACATCGTGCCGGTCGTGCGCGGCGAAACGCGGTTCCAGCCGGTGTTCGTGGTGGACGTCGCCCAGGCGATCACCGCGGCGCTTGCCGATCCGGCTGCGCATGGCGGCAAGACCTATGCACTGGGCGGTCCCGACGTGCTGAGCATGAGCGCGCTGCTGCGCTGGATCGCCGGTGCGATCGGCCGCGCACCGCATCTGGTGGAACTGCCCGATTCGATCAGTGGACTGATCGCGTCGCTGCCCGGCACGCCGATCACCCGCGATCAGTTCGCGATGCTGCAGGCCGACAATGTGGTGCCGGCGGGGGACGAAGGCCTTGCCGCACTGGGCGTGACGCCGACGCCGCTGGCGACGGTGGCGCCGAGCTGGCTGGTGCGCTTCCGCCAGGCCGGCCGGTTCAGCCGCTTCCGCACCGCCGCCTGA